The following are from one region of the Coccinella septempunctata chromosome 7, icCocSept1.1, whole genome shotgun sequence genome:
- the LOC123317076 gene encoding uncharacterized protein LOC123317076, translating to MGTRIPLSLLRDLKCRHCKNFLSCGPVYVTPDCGLLCGRCKALAKPNFRNYVYEELANTFVFPCLNWEKHCPEEGPWNTLKHHEIDCPYGSSCSKLCVDPAAFFSSKKNLPNEENLLYLEVPEKCLNLVSCKNCGKYLSSQPVHINVVGSNICHRCYLSNGLPPHTLRNLAYEKLANIFRFPCIFRAKGCPIKFRFGRDSWEHEVNCHYRDVQVHSTPGTPELDPNTLHIHIDNSGYRPSVEGDFYMDSRNNSREVPRIELPRVSSILRNQDYARETRLNQQRKKEQRQMVTKQSREYKDNLLHPPGLEYHQFGYESGRKETINDFNKNRIPDKERGIVPTHTGHVYATLTKDPVLFAPPQRQPYPSNGQQVTKEFQDKIMRSDSNVSQKNSPVQERIRNSIVSSSLGQETEKKKQGMHSYNTLGIPPPPGAARQNSDGFSGLNKSYMKDLEGFNEDYAPVIKEYVQFNPQNNVQRNESLTIGNPDIIAELKMRNQQKRRIRQDEEDSDSLGIV from the exons ATGGGCACTCGCATTCCCTTGTCACTACTACGAGATCTCAAGTGCCGCCACTGCAAAAACTTTCTATCTTGTGGTCCAGTATATGTGACACCCGACTGCGGGCTACTCTGCGGAAGATGCAAGGCCCTAGCTAAGCCAAACTTCCGCAACTATGTGTATGAGGAACTGGCCAACACTTTCGTCTTTCCCTGCCTGAACTGGGAGAAACACTGTCCAGAAGAAGGCCCATGGAATACGCTGAAACACCACGAGATCGACTGTCCCTACGGAAGTTCTTGCTCGAAGCTTTGCGTGGATCCAGCTGCGTTTTTCTCGTCCAAGAAGAATTTGCCGAACGAGGAAA ATTTGCTATACCTGGAAGTACCTGAGAAATGCCTGAACCTAGTATCATGCAAAAACTGCGGCAAATACCTATCCAGTCAACCTGTCCATATAAACGTGGTTGGCAGCAACATCTGTCACCGCTGCTACCTATCCAACGGTCTTCCACCACACACTCTTCGAAACTTGGCCTACGAGAAACTAGCTAACATCTTCAGATTCCCATGTATATTCAGGGCGAAAGGTTGCCCAATAAAATTTCGTTTCGGACGTGACAGTTGGGAGCATGAGGTGAACTGTCACTACAGGGACGTGCAGGTGCACTCCACGCCCGGTACACCGGAGTTGGATCCGAACACTCTACATATTCATATAGATAACAGTGGGTACCGACCCTCAGTTGAGGGAGATTTCTACATGGACAGCAGGAATAACAGCAGGGAGGTGCCAAGGATCGAGCTGCCTAGGGTATCCTCGATATTGAGAAATCAGGATTATGCGAGGGAGACTAGACTTAACCAACAGCGGAAGAAAGAGCAAAGGCAGATGGTCACTAAGCAAAGTAGAGAGTATAAGGATAATCTGCTACAC ccACCTGGCCTTGAATACCATCAGTTCGGTTACGAATCAGGACGAAAAGAAACTATAAACGATTTCAACAAAAACCGAATCCCAGATAAGGAGCGAGGTATCGTCCCCACCCACACGGGCCACGTCTATGCAACCCTCACTAAGGACCCCGTCCTATTCGCGCCACCCCAAAGACAGCCGTACCCCAGTAATGGCCAGCAAGTAACAAAAGAGTTCCAGGACAAAATTATGCGCAGCGACTCGAACGTCTCCCAGAAGAACTCCCCCGTCCAAGAAAGAATAAGAAATTCCATTGTTTCCAGTTCCTTGGGGCAGGAAACGGAAAAGAAAAAGCAGGGGATGCACAGTTATAACACCCTGGGAATCCCACCGCCACCTGGTGCTGCCCGTCAGAACTCCGACGGTTTCTCGGGGTTGAACAAGAGTTACATGAAGGATCTTGAGGGTTTCAATGAGGACTACGCGCCTGTTATCAAGGAATATGTCCAGTTCAATCCTCAAAATAACGTGCAGAGGAACGAGAGTTTGACTATTGGCAATCCTGATATCATCGCGGAATTGAAGATGAGGAATCAACAGAAAAGGAGAATACGGCAAGATGAAGAAGATAGTGATAGTTTGGGAATTGTGTGA